DNA sequence from the Tepidibacillus fermentans genome:
TCTTTTACCCTAGAAAAAGCATTGCGTGTATCAAAGATGATTTGTGCCGATTCCGCAATCATTTCATAATGAAAATCACTATGATTGGTCGTTAAGATGACAATATCCATCTCTTTTAAGGATTCAGGAGTGATATCGACCGAATGATATTCAATTCCTTTATGGGTGAATTGTGGAATATATGGATCACTGTAATGAACATCAGCACCATATTTCTCCAAGAACTCGATAATATCGAGAACGGGGGATTCCCTTAAGTCGTCAATATCATTCTTATACGCAGCTCCTAGTAACAAGACTTTAGAACCGTTTAATGATTTCTTTTCCTCGTTTAAGATTTTCATCGTTCTTTCGATTACGAACTCTGGCATGTAGTTATTAATTTCGGCAGCAGTCTCAATCAAACGTGTATGATACTTAAATTCTCTTGCCTTCCACGTTAAGTAGAATGGATCAATGGGAATACAATGTCCACCTAAACCAGGACCTGGATAGAAGGCCATAAAGCCATAAGGTTTCGTTTTTGCTGCATTGATGACTTCCCAAACATCAATTCCCATCTTATGACAGAGAATCGCCATCTCATTCACAAGCGCAATATTGATATTACGGAAGGTGTTCTCTAAGATTTTCTCCATCTCAGCGACTGCAGGACTAGAAACCTCATGAACTTCCCCTTCAAGTACATTACGATATAATGAACTGGCCAAAGTGGTACATGCAGGAGTAATACCCCCTACCACCTTTGGTGTGTTTTTCGTATTAAAATATTTGTTACCTGGATCGACACGTTCTGGTGAATAAGCGACGAAGAAATCTTCCCCGCATTTTAACCCAGTTTGTTCTAAGATCGGTTTCACGACTTCTTCCGTCGTTCCAGGATAAGTCGTACTTTCTAATACAACGAGCATTCCCTGATGTAAATACTCAGCGATTGCTTTTGTCGAATTTTCCACATAAGAAATGTCAGGTTGTTGATGTTCGTCAAGTGGTGTAGGAACACAAATGGCTACGGTATCTACTTCACGAATTTTGGAGTAGTCCGTTGTCGCCTTGAGTTGTCCACTTTTTACAATTTCAACGAGATCTTCATCAACAACGTCTCCAATATAATTTTCTCCACGATTCACCATATCTACACGTTTTTGTTGAACATCAAAACCAATCACCTTATAGCCTGCTTTTGCTTTTTCAACAGCTAAAGGTAAACCCACATAACCCAGTCCAACAACACCGATGGTTGCTGTTTTATTCTCAATCTTGTCATATAGCTGTTTAGCTATCGGATTCAATTCTAATTCTTTTTCTGTTAAAGCCATATGCGCGATATCCTCCTACATTGAATTATTTTTGATTCAAATAAACAGGCTGATCCTTTTCAGCTGATTCATAAATCGCTAATACAATTTCTAACGCGTTCTTTCCGTCTTCAAGCGTCACATAAGGATCACGATTTTCTTTGATTGCATCAATAAAATCTTTGATAATCAATTGATGGCCATAACCATAAACGGTTGGTGGATTTTCTGCTTGCGCTTTGACAATGGCTTCTTCCTCTTCTTTAAAATTCTCGCTAAAGCGCCATTTCTCAATTCGATTAACAGCAATGCCGCCAACAACTACAGTCCCTGTTTCACCAAAAAGATTTAAGGTTTCTTCTAAGTTCGTTGGGTAAATCGTAGACGCGCCTTCGATCACTCCCAATGCGCCACTCTCAAATTCAAGAACAGCTACTCCTACATCTTCCATTTCAATACGACGGAAACGGGTTGCTGTATTGCCATAAACTTTTTTCACAGGTCCCATCATCCAACGTAATAAGTCAATATTATGAATACATTGATTCATAAGAGTACCGCCATCCATTTCTCTGGTTCCCCGCCAAGAAGCTTGATCATAGTAGGCCTGATTCCGGTTCCAACGGATGCTCGCCACTCCGTGAGACATTTTGCCAAAGCGGCCTGCCTCTAAAGCTTGTCTTGTTTTTTGAATTGCGTCATTGAAACGGTTTTGATGGACAGCTGCTGCTTTTACTCCTTTTCTTTTCGCCGCTTCGATGATTCGATTTGCATCTTCCACCGTCATCGCAATCGGTTTTTCAACCATCACATGTTTTCCTTTTTCAATCGCCTTAATCGCCATTTCTGCATGAAGACCACTTGGTGTACAGATATTGACGACTTCAATTTCTGGATCTTCTAACATTTCATCATAATTCAAATATTTCTTCGCATTATATTTCTTCGCAAACTCTTCTGCTTTTTCGTCAATAATATCGCAAACCGCTACTAAATTTGCTTCTTCTAGCGCCATAATCGATTCTGCATGTTTTG
Encoded proteins:
- a CDS encoding nucleotide sugar dehydrogenase: MALTEKELELNPIAKQLYDKIENKTATIGVVGLGYVGLPLAVEKAKAGYKVIGFDVQQKRVDMVNRGENYIGDVVDEDLVEIVKSGQLKATTDYSKIREVDTVAICVPTPLDEHQQPDISYVENSTKAIAEYLHQGMLVVLESTTYPGTTEEVVKPILEQTGLKCGEDFFVAYSPERVDPGNKYFNTKNTPKVVGGITPACTTLASSLYRNVLEGEVHEVSSPAVAEMEKILENTFRNINIALVNEMAILCHKMGIDVWEVINAAKTKPYGFMAFYPGPGLGGHCIPIDPFYLTWKAREFKYHTRLIETAAEINNYMPEFVIERTMKILNEEKKSLNGSKVLLLGAAYKNDIDDLRESPVLDIIEFLEKYGADVHYSDPYIPQFTHKGIEYHSVDITPESLKEMDIVILTTNHSDFHYEMIAESAQIIFDTRNAFSRVKDIKAKYYKL
- a CDS encoding Gfo/Idh/MocA family protein; this encodes MNFAIVGCGRIAPKHAESIMALEEANLVAVCDIIDEKAEEFAKKYNAKKYLNYDEMLEDPEIEVVNICTPSGLHAEMAIKAIEKGKHVMVEKPIAMTVEDANRIIEAAKRKGVKAAAVHQNRFNDAIQKTRQALEAGRFGKMSHGVASIRWNRNQAYYDQASWRGTREMDGGTLMNQCIHNIDLLRWMMGPVKKVYGNTATRFRRIEMEDVGVAVLEFESGALGVIEGASTIYPTNLEETLNLFGETGTVVVGGIAVNRIEKWRFSENFKEEEEAIVKAQAENPPTVYGYGHQLIIKDFIDAIKENRDPYVTLEDGKNALEIVLAIYESAEKDQPVYLNQK